The following proteins are encoded in a genomic region of Thiohalorhabdus sp. Cl-TMA:
- a CDS encoding dihydrofolate reductase produces the protein MQITMIMVASDDGVIGFNNQLPWHLPDDLRFFVRQTRGKMILMGNGTYKSLEPTPEKPNPLPGRKLLVVTGRPGEFPYENDEVVPVGSVQEGLAMAEALDEEELMVAGGHSVFMEAWPFADRLLLTRVHGDFEGDTFISDPDPNKWKVMSSEYHPADERHSHPFTTMELLRVR, from the coding sequence ATGCAGATAACGATGATCATGGTAGCGTCGGATGATGGGGTCATCGGTTTCAACAACCAGCTACCCTGGCACCTCCCCGATGACCTCCGCTTCTTCGTCCGGCAGACCCGGGGCAAGATGATCCTCATGGGCAACGGGACCTACAAGTCCCTGGAGCCCACCCCCGAGAAACCGAATCCGCTGCCCGGTCGCAAGCTGCTGGTGGTTACCGGGCGCCCCGGAGAGTTCCCCTACGAGAACGACGAGGTGGTACCGGTGGGCTCCGTCCAGGAAGGGCTGGCCATGGCCGAGGCCCTGGACGAGGAGGAGCTCATGGTGGCCGGCGGACACTCGGTTTTCATGGAGGCTTGGCCCTTTGCCGACCGGCTCCTGCTCACGCGGGTCCACGGGGACTTCGAGGGCGATACCTTCATCTCCGATCCCGACCCCAACAAGTGGAAGGTGATGAGCAGCGAATATCACCCAGCCGACGAGCGCCACTCCCATCCCTTCACCACCATGGAGCTGTTGCGCGTCCGCTAG
- a CDS encoding sensor domain-containing diguanylate cyclase produces MTPAGHRIAAVSLFAGLSGLAIWLRLLYQQLSVAQQATANLVPLVIGAIGMALALWFHRSRVVLALLVLLGAYGLPLVFLPDNGVSAAVLFSGVALLVPLNLAVLAFLPERGLWTGSGIARAAFLLVQAGFLAWATVHPQGRLGELLQSPWLFSGSSQAGGLAPVVLGIYALAAVALLAVWVLRNSPLDGGFLGALVATAPPLAWGGEAGMTVAFWGLAVLVLSTALVQESYRLAFMDELTGLPGRRALEEQLQRMGAGFVIAMVDVDHFKNFNDTFGHDIGDHVLRMVAGKLRSVGGGGRAYRYGGEEFTVLFPNRTLEEAAETMDRVREEIAGSGFRLRGVDRPESPKKGAKKRGKGQGQGGRVQVTVSAGLAERTGDRMRPQEVIKAADELLYRAKKKGRNRVCR; encoded by the coding sequence ATGACTCCAGCCGGTCACCGAATCGCCGCGGTCTCGCTTTTCGCGGGGCTGTCGGGCCTGGCCATCTGGCTTCGGCTCCTCTACCAGCAGCTGTCCGTTGCCCAGCAGGCCACCGCCAACCTCGTGCCGCTGGTTATCGGCGCCATCGGGATGGCGCTGGCGTTGTGGTTCCACCGCAGCCGCGTCGTGCTCGCCCTGCTGGTGCTGCTGGGGGCGTATGGGCTTCCCCTGGTCTTCCTTCCGGACAACGGCGTTTCCGCGGCGGTCCTCTTTTCCGGAGTTGCCCTTCTGGTGCCGCTCAATCTCGCCGTGCTCGCCTTCCTGCCCGAGCGCGGGCTCTGGACCGGAAGCGGCATCGCCCGGGCTGCCTTCCTGCTGGTACAAGCCGGATTCCTCGCCTGGGCCACGGTCCACCCGCAAGGCCGCCTCGGCGAGCTTCTGCAAAGCCCCTGGCTGTTTTCCGGGAGTAGCCAGGCCGGCGGACTGGCCCCGGTGGTCCTGGGCATATACGCGCTGGCCGCCGTTGCCCTGCTCGCCGTCTGGGTGCTGCGGAACAGTCCGCTCGACGGCGGGTTCCTGGGCGCCCTGGTGGCCACGGCGCCGCCCCTGGCCTGGGGGGGCGAGGCGGGCATGACGGTGGCGTTCTGGGGGCTTGCTGTCCTGGTGCTCAGCACCGCGCTGGTGCAGGAATCCTATCGCCTGGCCTTCATGGACGAGCTGACCGGGCTTCCCGGGCGCCGGGCACTGGAGGAGCAGCTCCAGCGCATGGGGGCCGGGTTCGTGATCGCCATGGTGGATGTGGACCATTTCAAGAACTTCAACGATACCTTCGGGCACGACATCGGCGACCATGTCCTGCGCATGGTCGCCGGGAAGCTGCGGTCGGTGGGCGGCGGGGGACGCGCCTATCGCTACGGGGGGGAGGAGTTCACGGTGCTGTTCCCCAACCGGACCCTGGAGGAAGCGGCGGAGACCATGGACCGCGTCCGCGAGGAGATCGCCGGGTCCGGATTCCGGCTGCGCGGCGTGGACCGCCCGGAATCCCCGAAGAAAGGCGCCAAAAAGCGCGGCAAGGGGCAAGGGCAGGGCGGCAGGGTGCAGGTGACCGTTAGCGCCGGACTCGCCGAGCGCACCGGGGATCGGATGCGGCCGCAGGAGGTGATCAAGGCTGCCGACGAGCTGCTTTATCGGGCCAAGAAGAAGGGCCGTAACCGGGTATGCCGCTAG
- a CDS encoding ABC transporter permease has translation MTPPALLRKLLRDLWGMRGQALAIALVLASGVATYVGSSSTLESLQRTRAEFYQDYRFAEAFAVLERAPERLTHRIRALPGVQTAHTRIMGQATLEVGGFQQPVSAQIVSLPDHGQPPLNRLYLRAGRLPAPGHRDEVAVSEPFAEAHGLSPGGTLEAVINGRRRELTITGIALSPEFIYQIRPGALFPDYKRYGVLWMNRTPAAAAYDLNGAFNSVAVTLERGARAEAVIDRLDRLLDPYGGTGAYARADQLSHRYLAEEIRGIEATVETVPYLFLAVAAFLLNVVLNRLLARQRSQIALLKAFGYSNGAVARHYLGLVGLIVGLGAVIGTAAGIWMGQSLSALYREFFRFPFLTYVVDLGTVLTAVGVTAAAALAGTLAAVHRAARLPPAQAMQPEPPPRYRESWLERTGLRRLLDQPTRMILRHILSHPFKSAVSVLGIGLSVGILLVGTLQQSAIDHMIDVQFSQAQREDMTVTFYEPTSRDALYSLQAMPGVRLAEPFRQAPVRLVHEHRTERTAIQGFRPDAYLHRVLNEETEPISLPREGLVLSAFLADQLGVRAGDSLRVEVLEGARTVTRVPVAAVAQDFMGVSGYMALPALNRLLEEGRAVSGAYLLTDPDRRRAIFHELEEAPRVAAVGLQRTALESFYDTLAETILVFAAVNTVLAGIIAFGVVYNSARITLSERSRELASLRVLGYTRGETAYILLGELAILTLAAVPPGFLLGRAMAAAVVTAFQTEMYRFPLILKPDDYAFAALVVLVAGLLSGAVMAYRVFRLDMIEALKARE, from the coding sequence GTGACGCCGCCGGCCCTGCTGCGCAAGCTGCTGCGTGACCTTTGGGGCATGCGCGGTCAGGCACTGGCCATCGCCCTGGTACTGGCCAGCGGCGTGGCCACCTACGTGGGCTCATCGAGCACCCTGGAGAGCCTGCAGCGCACGCGCGCCGAGTTCTACCAGGACTACCGCTTCGCCGAGGCCTTCGCCGTCCTGGAGCGCGCCCCCGAGCGGCTGACTCACCGGATTCGGGCCCTGCCGGGGGTCCAGACCGCCCACACCCGGATCATGGGCCAGGCCACCCTGGAGGTGGGCGGCTTCCAGCAGCCGGTGTCGGCACAGATCGTCTCCCTGCCCGACCACGGCCAGCCACCCCTCAACCGCCTCTACCTGCGCGCCGGACGCCTGCCCGCCCCGGGCCATCGCGACGAGGTAGCGGTGAGCGAGCCCTTCGCCGAGGCCCACGGCCTCTCCCCCGGTGGCACCCTGGAGGCCGTCATAAACGGCCGCCGGCGCGAGCTGACCATCACCGGGATCGCCCTGTCGCCGGAGTTCATCTACCAGATCCGGCCCGGCGCCCTGTTCCCCGACTACAAGCGCTACGGCGTGCTGTGGATGAACCGCACCCCGGCGGCGGCCGCCTACGACCTGAACGGCGCCTTCAACAGCGTGGCGGTCACCCTGGAGCGAGGCGCCCGGGCGGAGGCGGTCATCGACCGTCTGGACCGCCTCCTCGACCCCTATGGCGGAACGGGGGCCTACGCGCGCGCCGACCAGCTCTCGCACCGTTACCTGGCCGAGGAGATCCGGGGCATCGAGGCTACCGTGGAGACGGTACCCTACCTGTTCCTCGCCGTGGCGGCTTTCCTCCTGAACGTAGTCCTCAACCGCCTCCTGGCGCGGCAGCGCAGCCAGATCGCCCTGCTCAAGGCCTTCGGCTACTCTAACGGTGCGGTGGCGCGCCATTACCTGGGCCTGGTGGGGCTCATCGTGGGCCTCGGCGCAGTCATCGGCACCGCCGCCGGCATCTGGATGGGCCAGTCCTTGAGCGCCCTCTATCGCGAGTTCTTCCGCTTTCCCTTCCTCACCTATGTCGTCGACCTGGGCACCGTCCTGACGGCGGTGGGCGTCACCGCAGCGGCCGCCCTGGCCGGCACCCTGGCCGCCGTGCACCGCGCCGCGCGCCTGCCCCCGGCTCAGGCCATGCAGCCGGAACCGCCGCCGCGCTACCGCGAGTCCTGGCTGGAGCGCACCGGCCTGCGGCGGCTCCTGGACCAGCCCACCCGCATGATCCTGCGCCACATCCTGAGCCACCCCTTCAAATCCGCCGTGTCCGTGCTCGGCATCGGGCTGTCCGTGGGCATCCTCCTGGTGGGCACCCTGCAGCAGAGCGCCATCGACCACATGATCGACGTGCAGTTCAGTCAGGCGCAGCGCGAGGACATGACCGTCACCTTCTACGAGCCCACCTCCCGGGACGCCCTCTACTCCCTGCAAGCCATGCCCGGGGTGCGCCTCGCCGAGCCCTTCCGTCAGGCCCCGGTGCGCCTGGTGCACGAGCACCGCACGGAGCGCACCGCCATCCAGGGCTTCCGGCCCGACGCCTACCTGCATAGGGTCCTGAACGAGGAAACCGAGCCCATCTCCCTGCCCCGTGAGGGCCTGGTACTCTCGGCTTTCCTCGCCGACCAGCTCGGGGTGCGGGCGGGGGATTCGCTCCGGGTGGAGGTGCTGGAGGGGGCGCGCACCGTGACCCGCGTACCGGTGGCGGCGGTGGCGCAGGACTTCATGGGCGTATCCGGCTACATGGCCCTGCCCGCCCTCAACCGCCTCCTGGAGGAGGGCCGCGCCGTCTCCGGGGCCTATCTGCTCACGGACCCGGATCGGCGCCGCGCCATCTTCCACGAGCTGGAGGAGGCGCCGCGGGTGGCCGCCGTGGGTCTGCAGCGCACGGCCTTGGAGAGCTTCTACGACACCCTGGCGGAGACCATCCTGGTGTTCGCCGCCGTGAACACCGTGCTGGCCGGCATCATCGCCTTCGGCGTGGTCTACAACAGCGCCCGCATCACCCTTTCCGAGCGCAGCCGGGAGCTGGCCAGCCTGCGTGTGCTGGGCTACACCCGTGGCGAGACCGCCTACATCCTGCTCGGGGAGCTGGCCATCCTCACCCTGGCCGCCGTCCCGCCCGGCTTTCTCCTGGGCCGGGCCATGGCCGCGGCGGTGGTCACCGCCTTCCAGACGGAGATGTATCGTTTTCCGCTGATCCTGAAGCCCGATGACTACGCCTTCGCCGCCCTGGTGGTGCTAGTGGCCGGCCTGCTATCCGGGGCGGTCATGGCGTACCGGGTTTTCCGCTTGGACATGATCGAAGCCCTCAAGGCACGGGAGTAG
- a CDS encoding MBL fold metallo-hydrolase, whose amino-acid sequence MLFEQFYLPSLGHASYMIASESTGEALALDVRRDVDTYYQYARDHGLRIRYAADTHQHNDYLTGITELQQRSDLELLASARSELGYRAKPLEDGERLQMGEVELEVLHTPGHTPEHISLLVRDRSRGEDPLMLLSGGALLVADVARPDLLGDWEQTQRHAREVCQTLRDKILPLPDHVMVFPTHVAGSLCGGSIGSMLFTSLGYERRLNGILQSVEDESAFTEQCLSLEGLPTVPPYWPRMRERNLAGPEPLGVLTEPEPLGPEAVERARSDGAFVVDCRTPEAFGGGHIPGALNIGLGNSFPTWAGTVLPGDARTVLVLDDPADLWEAAWHLLRIGYPVPQGWLKGGMFAWRTSGRQPEFLPQWTPTEMNAEREKNGDLLVLDVRQPNEWQAGHVPGAMHLSGGDIHQRLSEVPSNRPIAVYCGSGYRSSVIASVLKRAGRGPVFNTLGGFNGWRNAGLPMES is encoded by the coding sequence ATGCTCTTCGAGCAATTCTATCTGCCCAGCCTGGGCCACGCATCATACATGATCGCCTCGGAGAGTACCGGGGAGGCACTGGCTCTGGACGTGCGCCGGGATGTGGACACCTATTACCAGTATGCCCGGGACCACGGCCTGCGCATCCGCTACGCCGCGGATACCCATCAGCACAACGACTACCTCACGGGCATTACCGAGCTTCAGCAGCGCAGTGATCTGGAGCTGCTGGCAAGCGCGCGCTCGGAGCTCGGATATCGCGCCAAGCCCCTGGAGGACGGGGAGCGCCTGCAAATGGGCGAGGTGGAGCTCGAGGTCCTGCATACCCCCGGCCATACCCCCGAGCACATCAGCCTGCTGGTCCGCGATCGCTCCCGCGGGGAGGACCCCCTCATGCTCTTGTCCGGCGGCGCGCTTCTGGTGGCGGATGTGGCGCGCCCGGACCTCCTGGGCGACTGGGAGCAGACCCAGCGCCATGCCCGGGAGGTGTGCCAGACGCTGCGCGACAAGATCCTGCCGCTCCCCGATCATGTAATGGTGTTCCCCACCCATGTGGCCGGCTCCCTGTGCGGAGGATCCATTGGCAGCATGTTGTTCACCTCGCTCGGCTACGAACGCCGGCTCAACGGAATTCTTCAGTCCGTGGAGGACGAGAGCGCCTTCACGGAGCAGTGCCTGAGCCTGGAGGGGTTGCCCACGGTGCCGCCCTACTGGCCGCGCATGCGGGAGCGGAACCTGGCGGGCCCCGAGCCCCTGGGCGTGCTCACCGAGCCCGAGCCCCTGGGTCCGGAGGCGGTGGAGAGGGCCCGATCCGACGGGGCCTTCGTTGTGGACTGCCGCACCCCGGAGGCTTTCGGTGGCGGGCATATTCCCGGCGCCCTCAACATCGGGCTGGGCAATTCCTTCCCCACCTGGGCGGGCACGGTGCTGCCCGGGGACGCCCGGACGGTGCTGGTGCTGGACGATCCGGCCGACCTGTGGGAGGCCGCTTGGCACCTGCTCCGCATCGGCTATCCGGTGCCGCAGGGGTGGCTGAAGGGCGGCATGTTCGCCTGGCGCACCTCCGGGCGGCAACCGGAATTCCTGCCCCAATGGACTCCGACGGAAATGAACGCGGAGCGGGAGAAGAACGGCGACCTGCTGGTGCTCGATGTCCGCCAGCCCAACGAGTGGCAGGCGGGGCACGTTCCGGGGGCCATGCACCTGTCCGGCGGGGACATCCACCAGCGGCTTTCCGAGGTGCCATCGAACCGCCCAATCGCCGTTTATTGCGGCAGCGGTTACCGCTCCTCGGTGATCGCCAGCGTGCTCAAGCGAGCCGGGCGCGGTCCGGTTTTCAATACCCTGGGCGGATTCAACGGGTGGCGAAACGCCGGTCTTC
- a CDS encoding extracellular solute-binding protein, protein MPRRMVRTLFLTAALFTAWSGASPARAASEELTVVSWGGAYTRSQILGFIRPYEKETGVAVEVLDYDGGLAEIRAQVRSYNVKWDVVDLELADAIRGCRQGLLVRVDPDTLPPSPEGMPPGADFLEGALRECGVGSVLWSTAFAFDGGDFPRRKPQSVEDFFNVTDFPGRRGMRRTPKGNLEWALIADGVPPDRVYDVLGTSAGLDRAFGVLSAIKPYVVWWSTGMEAVRHLENDEVALTTVYNGQIYDANVNRGKDFKLFWDHQILNMDLWGVVKHTPNREKALGFVRYATSTRSLARQVQYIPHGPARRSSRELVPEAMKRYLPTLSHRLEGALRLDAQWWAEHYERINARFQRWLDRPIQVPRALPH, encoded by the coding sequence GTGCCTAGGCGAATGGTCCGTACGCTCTTTTTGACGGCCGCCCTGTTCACCGCGTGGTCCGGCGCTTCGCCGGCCCGGGCCGCTAGCGAGGAGCTGACGGTGGTGTCCTGGGGCGGCGCCTATACGCGGAGTCAGATCCTGGGCTTCATCCGCCCTTACGAGAAGGAAACCGGTGTGGCCGTCGAGGTGCTGGATTATGACGGCGGCCTGGCGGAGATCCGGGCCCAGGTGCGGTCCTACAACGTCAAGTGGGACGTGGTGGACCTGGAGCTCGCCGACGCCATCCGGGGGTGCCGGCAGGGACTCCTGGTCCGGGTGGATCCGGATACGCTGCCGCCTTCTCCGGAGGGGATGCCGCCGGGGGCGGATTTCCTGGAGGGGGCGCTGCGCGAGTGCGGCGTCGGCAGCGTGCTCTGGTCCACGGCCTTCGCCTTCGACGGGGGTGATTTTCCCCGTAGGAAACCGCAGAGCGTGGAGGATTTCTTCAACGTGACGGATTTTCCCGGGCGGCGGGGGATGCGGCGCACCCCCAAGGGGAACCTGGAATGGGCGCTGATCGCCGATGGGGTGCCACCGGACCGGGTCTACGACGTGCTCGGCACCTCCGCGGGGCTCGACCGGGCCTTCGGGGTGCTCAGCGCCATCAAGCCCTACGTGGTCTGGTGGAGCACCGGAATGGAGGCGGTGCGCCATCTGGAGAACGACGAGGTGGCCCTGACCACGGTTTACAACGGCCAGATCTACGATGCCAACGTGAACCGCGGCAAGGACTTCAAGCTGTTCTGGGATCATCAGATCCTGAACATGGATCTCTGGGGGGTGGTCAAGCATACCCCTAACCGGGAGAAGGCGCTGGGCTTCGTCCGCTACGCCACCTCGACCCGGAGCCTGGCCCGGCAGGTGCAGTACATTCCCCACGGGCCCGCGCGCCGATCCTCGCGGGAGCTGGTTCCGGAGGCCATGAAACGCTACCTACCCACGCTTTCCCACCGGCTGGAAGGTGCTCTGCGACTCGATGCGCAGTGGTGGGCGGAGCATTACGAGCGGATCAATGCCCGCTTCCAGCGTTGGCTGGACCGGCCCATCCAGGTACCCCGCGCCCTGCCGCACTAG
- a CDS encoding EcsC family protein: MVQLPVVRLASEDWRALQRAHFFLEHPSLAARLTSVVGSPMEQAFALLPRRGYVRLQKASRQAVSRAMETAVYTLGTPARMGTGSQARSQRLLGVGTGAAGGFFGLPGLLAELPVTTVLMLRAIATVAQSQGEDLSDPEARLACIQVFALGGRSRDDDSAEMGYFGVRAALAYHFSPVSYHLARQGLTAMDLPVSVRFVSAIAGRFGVPVSEKAAFQMVPLMGAATGALINTIFFHHFQNMAWGHFTVRRLERRYGTERVQRWYRRIPDEAGATENLGP, encoded by the coding sequence ATGGTCCAGCTTCCGGTAGTCCGGCTTGCGTCCGAGGATTGGCGAGCCCTGCAGCGGGCGCACTTCTTCCTGGAGCACCCGAGTCTCGCGGCACGCTTGACCAGCGTGGTGGGGTCGCCCATGGAACAGGCCTTCGCCTTGCTGCCTCGGAGGGGCTATGTCCGGCTGCAAAAGGCATCGCGCCAGGCCGTATCACGGGCCATGGAAACGGCGGTGTATACTTTGGGCACGCCCGCCCGCATGGGTACCGGATCGCAGGCCAGGAGCCAGCGCCTGCTAGGAGTGGGTACCGGGGCCGCCGGCGGCTTTTTCGGCCTGCCGGGACTCCTGGCGGAGCTCCCCGTAACCACCGTGCTCATGCTACGGGCCATCGCCACGGTGGCCCAGAGCCAGGGGGAGGATCTGTCCGATCCGGAGGCGCGCCTCGCCTGCATCCAGGTATTCGCCCTGGGGGGACGCTCCCGCGACGATGATTCGGCAGAGATGGGCTATTTCGGGGTGCGGGCCGCGCTGGCCTATCACTTCTCCCCCGTTTCCTATCACTTGGCCAGGCAGGGACTTACCGCCATGGACCTCCCGGTCTCGGTGCGCTTCGTCTCCGCCATCGCCGGGCGTTTCGGCGTTCCCGTCTCGGAGAAGGCCGCCTTCCAGATGGTGCCCCTCATGGGCGCAGCCACCGGGGCATTGATCAATACCATCTTTTTTCACCATTTCCAGAACATGGCCTGGGGGCACTTCACCGTGCGCCGTCTGGAGCGGCGCTACGGCACCGAGCGCGTACAACGCTGGTACCGACGCATTCCCGACGAAGCGGGGGCCACCGAAAACCTGGGGCCTTGA
- a CDS encoding ABC transporter ATP-binding protein, producing MDEPQEDARSHAVFRAQAITKVYRNGAVEVYALRGVDLDLYEGELAVLLGPSGSGKSTLLNILGGLDVPSSGHAFYRDWELTSAGEAELTRYRRHHVGFVFQFYNLIPSLTARENVAVVTEIAERPMTPEEALGLVGLEGRLDHFPAQLSGGEQQRVAIARAIAKNPAVLLCDEPTGALDSQTGIRVLEALQRVNRELGTSTAVITHNAAIARMADRVVRIHDGTIGSIEVNEAKLEPAELSW from the coding sequence ATGGACGAGCCGCAAGAGGATGCCCGGAGCCACGCGGTTTTCCGGGCCCAAGCCATCACCAAGGTCTACCGGAACGGCGCGGTGGAGGTTTATGCCCTGCGGGGGGTGGATCTGGACCTGTACGAAGGCGAGCTGGCCGTGCTCCTCGGGCCTTCCGGCAGCGGCAAATCCACCCTGCTGAATATCCTCGGCGGCCTGGATGTCCCTTCCTCGGGACACGCCTTCTACCGCGACTGGGAGCTCACCAGCGCCGGCGAGGCGGAGCTGACCCGCTACCGCCGCCACCACGTGGGCTTCGTCTTCCAGTTCTACAACCTGATCCCCAGCCTCACCGCCCGCGAGAACGTGGCGGTGGTCACGGAGATCGCCGAACGGCCCATGACGCCCGAGGAGGCCCTGGGGCTGGTGGGCCTCGAGGGCCGCCTCGACCACTTCCCCGCCCAGCTCTCCGGCGGCGAGCAGCAGCGCGTCGCCATCGCCCGCGCCATCGCCAAGAATCCCGCCGTGCTCCTCTGTGACGAGCCCACCGGGGCACTTGACTCCCAGACGGGCATTCGGGTCCTGGAGGCCCTGCAGCGGGTCAACCGCGAGCTGGGCACTTCCACCGCGGTCATCACCCACAACGCCGCCATCGCGCGGATGGCCGACCGCGTGGTGCGGATCCACGACGGCACCATCGGCTCCATCGAGGTGAACGAGGCCAAGCTGGAGCCGGCGGAGCTCTCCTGGTGA
- a CDS encoding ATP-grasp domain-containing protein, whose translation MPKNVFVIGPDAFNLARLEELSRSGAVRFHPLLRYEDVRGAHYPLEALLDRAESEVRSFEGSIDGLVGFWDFPVSDMVPILCRRLGLRGPSLEAVVKCEDKFWSRLEQRKVIADCVPRFCRFDPFEEAPASRVDLEYPFWIKPVKAWRSQLGFRIRNEAELHEAIGIIRERIGRFSDPFNRLLGLLDLPRGIPMEEGSFCIAEEIIGGRQCTLEGFSLDGEVGIYGIVDSIRYANETTFSRYQYPSDLPADIQARMIEKSRAVVQFLGLDNTTFNIELYYDEKRDRIWLLEINPRISQSHSVLFDKVDGYSNLRILADVALGNLPDRVPGRGAFRYAAKHFIRHFEDAQVAAVPGEEDIRALQEEIPGTLVDIHVQPGMRLSELHEQDSYSYELGFLFVGAEDRRQLLERIRRCEERLPFKLEPVAG comes from the coding sequence ATGCCCAAGAACGTATTCGTGATCGGTCCCGATGCCTTCAATCTGGCCCGGCTCGAAGAGCTGTCCCGGTCCGGCGCGGTCCGGTTCCACCCCTTGCTGCGGTACGAAGACGTCCGGGGCGCCCACTATCCCCTGGAGGCGCTCCTTGATCGGGCCGAGTCGGAGGTGCGCTCGTTCGAGGGCAGCATCGACGGCTTGGTGGGCTTCTGGGATTTCCCGGTGAGCGACATGGTTCCCATCCTGTGCCGACGCCTTGGGCTGCGCGGGCCGTCGCTGGAAGCGGTGGTTAAGTGCGAGGACAAGTTCTGGAGTCGGCTGGAGCAGCGCAAGGTCATCGCCGACTGCGTACCGCGGTTCTGCCGGTTCGACCCCTTCGAGGAAGCCCCCGCATCCCGCGTGGATCTGGAATATCCTTTCTGGATAAAGCCGGTGAAGGCGTGGCGCTCGCAGCTGGGGTTCCGCATACGCAACGAGGCCGAGCTCCATGAGGCGATCGGGATTATCCGCGAGCGAATCGGGCGGTTTTCCGACCCCTTCAACCGCCTTCTCGGGCTGCTCGACCTGCCCCGGGGCATCCCCATGGAGGAGGGCAGCTTCTGCATCGCCGAGGAGATCATAGGCGGCAGGCAATGCACCCTTGAGGGCTTCTCCCTGGACGGGGAGGTGGGCATCTACGGCATCGTGGATTCCATCCGCTACGCCAACGAGACCACCTTTTCCCGCTATCAGTATCCCTCCGACCTGCCGGCGGACATCCAGGCGCGCATGATCGAGAAGTCCCGGGCGGTGGTCCAGTTCCTGGGCCTCGACAACACCACTTTCAATATCGAGCTCTATTACGACGAGAAGCGGGACCGGATCTGGCTGCTGGAGATCAACCCCCGGATCTCCCAGTCCCACAGCGTTCTATTCGACAAGGTGGACGGCTATTCCAATCTCCGGATCCTGGCGGACGTGGCACTCGGCAATCTGCCGGATCGGGTGCCGGGACGGGGTGCGTTCCGTTACGCCGCGAAGCATTTCATCCGCCACTTCGAGGATGCCCAAGTGGCCGCGGTGCCCGGCGAGGAGGACATCCGGGCGCTTCAGGAGGAGATTCCCGGCACGCTGGTAGATATCCACGTGCAGCCGGGTATGCGGCTGTCCGAGCTGCACGAGCAGGACAGCTACAGCTATGAGCTGGGGTTTCTCTTCGTGGGCGCTGAGGACCGGCGCCAGCTTCTGGAGCGTATCCGGCGCTGCGAGGAGCGCCTGCCCTTCAAGCTGGAGCCGGTGGCGGGATGA
- a CDS encoding type 1 glutamine amidotransferase domain-containing protein: MDGKLQGRRIALFAADLFEDIELYYPYYRLDEEGAEVVVLGGTRRTYHGKKGLSAEAQTTPEEVTTGDFDALVLPGGYAPDHLRREERLLEMVREADQDGKPIAAICHAGWVLVSAGIVRGRRVTGYWSIKDDLVNAGAEYEDSQVVRDANLITSRYPNDLGAFCRTLIDSLA; the protein is encoded by the coding sequence ATGGACGGCAAGCTCCAGGGGCGGCGTATCGCCCTGTTCGCCGCCGATCTCTTCGAGGACATCGAGCTGTATTATCCGTATTACCGTCTGGACGAAGAGGGCGCTGAAGTGGTGGTGCTCGGCGGGACCAGGCGGACCTATCACGGCAAAAAGGGGCTTTCCGCCGAGGCGCAAACCACGCCCGAGGAGGTGACCACCGGCGACTTCGATGCCCTGGTTCTTCCCGGCGGATATGCGCCCGACCATCTGCGCAGGGAGGAGCGGCTCCTGGAAATGGTCCGGGAGGCGGACCAGGACGGTAAGCCCATCGCCGCCATCTGTCACGCGGGCTGGGTGCTGGTGTCCGCGGGGATCGTCCGCGGCCGCCGGGTAACCGGTTACTGGTCCATCAAGGACGATCTGGTGAATGCCGGTGCCGAATACGAGGACAGCCAAGTGGTACGCGACGCAAACCTGATCACCTCCCGCTACCCCAATGACCTCGGGGCCTTCTGCCGGACCTTGATCGATTCGCTGGCCTGA